In one window of Eggerthella guodeyinii DNA:
- a CDS encoding NADH-quinone oxidoreductase subunit B family protein, translated as MTYATKSPWVIHYDGSSCNGCDIEVLAALCPGFDVERFGIINTGNPKHADIFLVTGSVNEQNISVVQEIYNQMVEPKVVIACGICACSAGIFHDCYNVIGGVDQAIPVDVYAPGCAVRPEAIIDAVVQGLGILEEKSKALQAQKKGA; from the coding sequence ATGACGTATGCAACCAAATCACCGTGGGTCATCCACTACGACGGTTCCAGCTGCAACGGCTGCGACATCGAAGTGCTGGCCGCGCTGTGCCCCGGCTTCGATGTCGAGCGCTTCGGCATCATCAACACGGGCAACCCCAAGCACGCCGACATCTTCCTCGTCACGGGCAGCGTGAACGAGCAGAACATCAGCGTGGTCCAGGAGATCTACAACCAGATGGTCGAGCCGAAGGTGGTCATCGCGTGCGGCATCTGCGCATGCTCGGCCGGCATCTTCCACGACTGCTACAACGTGATCGGCGGCGTCGACCAGGCCATCCCCGTGGACGTGTACGCGCCCGGCTGCGCCGTGCGTCCCGAGGCCATCATCGACGCGGTCGTGCAGGGCCTCGGCATCCTGGAAGAGAAGTCGAAAGCCCTGCAGGCACAGAAGAAAGGGGCCTAG
- a CDS encoding complex I subunit 1 family protein → MTMLFALIGTLVFAIVAPVLGCLLAGLDRKISARMQGRVGPPLLQPYYDVRKLIEKDNVSVNSTEGTYITCALVFTLIAGGIFFSGGNLLMSVFVITLSGLFFIVAAYSTRSPYAEIGANRETLQVMAYEPMVLFMAVAFYMAAGTFNSAGVFFLDMPVVTNIWLVFLGFLFVLTIKLRKSPFDLSYSHHAHQEIVKGITTEMSGKTLAKVEIMHWCENILFLGWTALFFLWGNPLSIVLALVVVALVYFLEIWIDNNFARVKWQALLASAWGVALVAGGVNIAFLAYL, encoded by the coding sequence ATGACCATGCTGTTCGCTCTCATCGGCACCCTCGTCTTCGCCATCGTCGCGCCGGTCCTGGGATGTTTGCTCGCAGGGCTCGACCGCAAGATCTCGGCCCGCATGCAGGGCCGCGTAGGGCCCCCGCTGCTGCAGCCGTACTACGACGTGCGCAAGCTCATCGAGAAGGACAACGTGTCGGTGAACTCCACCGAGGGCACCTACATCACGTGCGCCCTCGTGTTCACCCTCATCGCCGGCGGCATCTTCTTCTCCGGCGGCAACCTGCTGATGAGCGTCTTCGTCATCACGCTGTCGGGCCTGTTCTTCATCGTGGCCGCGTACTCCACGCGCTCGCCTTACGCCGAGATCGGCGCGAACCGCGAGACGCTGCAGGTCATGGCGTACGAGCCCATGGTGCTGTTCATGGCCGTGGCGTTCTACATGGCGGCCGGCACGTTCAACTCGGCCGGCGTGTTCTTCCTCGACATGCCCGTCGTCACCAACATCTGGCTCGTGTTCCTGGGCTTCCTGTTCGTGCTCACCATCAAGCTGCGCAAGTCGCCGTTCGACCTGTCGTACTCGCACCACGCGCACCAGGAGATCGTCAAGGGCATCACCACCGAGATGAGCGGCAAGACGCTCGCGAAGGTGGAGATCATGCACTGGTGCGAGAACATCCTGTTCCTCGGCTGGACCGCGCTGTTCTTCCTCTGGGGCAACCCGCTGTCCATCGTGCTGGCGCTCGTGGTGGTGGCGCTCGTGTACTTCCTCGAGATCTGGATCGACAACAACTTCGCTCGCGTGAAGTGGCAGGCCCTGCTGGCATCGGCGTGGGGCGTGGCCCTCGTCGCGGGCGGCGTGAACATCGCGTTCCTGGCCTACCTGTAA
- a CDS encoding NADH-quinone oxidoreductase subunit L — MGASALVIGLASVWLVVSYLGAPWITYDFYSPVVDYICMAVSVLIAVAILFFGIKYKNVWACVLALVQVVGSLVFEFGFAHDILVTEGLYLDSLSLLMAFIIGVIGSGICVYALGYMEDFQAHEPEGAKDRRPTFFALMFVFLAAMFLIVFSNNMLWLFTGWEITTVCSFLLIGFTRTEEAIRNAFRQIIMNILGGIAFLVALYVMAIQFNTLSFLEFLQIGIANPGLVVLPVTALAFAGLTKAAQMPFHTWLLGAMVAPTPTSALLHSSTMVKAGVFMLIKLAPIMMACPVPSVMVILVGGLTFLFCSFMAISQSNAKRVLAYSTIANLGLIVACAGVGTPEAVWAATFLVLFHAIAKSLLFLCVGTAEHHIGSRDIEDMDLLFERMPRLARFMMLGILCMFIAPFGMLLAKWATLVSFADTGQVALIVILAFGSAATFMFWAKWLGKLSGIAARPENVEVKVHTSEWVAIMVMAVLVILCCVGLPIVSWTVVEPYIYSVFGTVGQDISSSNLWIASILSAFIAVVLFAGLGRSKAKKVDIYLAGVSRDNAERTFSNSLSGESTASARNWYLEGIFGEKRISPFGTACCTIIIVIAFAAAAVGVPGLF, encoded by the coding sequence GTGGGCGCCTCCGCGCTCGTCATCGGACTGGCGTCGGTGTGGCTCGTCGTATCCTATCTGGGAGCTCCGTGGATAACGTATGATTTCTACTCCCCGGTGGTCGATTACATCTGCATGGCCGTCAGCGTGCTCATCGCCGTCGCCATCCTGTTCTTCGGCATCAAGTACAAGAACGTGTGGGCCTGCGTGCTCGCCCTCGTCCAGGTGGTGGGCTCGCTCGTGTTCGAGTTCGGCTTCGCCCACGACATCCTCGTGACCGAGGGGCTCTACCTCGACTCGCTGTCGCTGCTCATGGCGTTCATCATCGGCGTCATCGGCTCCGGCATCTGCGTGTACGCCCTCGGCTACATGGAGGACTTCCAGGCGCACGAGCCCGAGGGCGCGAAGGACCGTCGCCCGACGTTCTTCGCCCTCATGTTCGTCTTCTTGGCCGCGATGTTCCTCATCGTGTTCTCGAACAACATGCTGTGGCTGTTCACCGGCTGGGAGATCACCACGGTGTGCTCGTTCCTCCTCATCGGCTTCACGCGCACCGAGGAGGCCATCAGGAACGCCTTCCGCCAGATCATCATGAACATCCTCGGCGGCATCGCCTTCCTCGTGGCCCTGTACGTCATGGCCATCCAGTTCAACACGCTGTCGTTCCTCGAGTTCCTGCAGATCGGCATCGCCAACCCCGGCCTCGTCGTGCTGCCGGTGACGGCGCTCGCGTTCGCCGGCCTCACGAAGGCCGCGCAGATGCCGTTCCACACGTGGCTGCTCGGCGCCATGGTGGCGCCCACGCCCACCTCGGCGCTGCTGCACTCCTCCACGATGGTGAAGGCCGGCGTGTTCATGCTCATCAAGCTGGCCCCCATCATGATGGCGTGCCCCGTGCCGTCGGTCATGGTCATCCTCGTGGGCGGGCTCACGTTCCTGTTCTGCTCGTTCATGGCCATCTCGCAGTCCAACGCCAAGCGCGTGCTGGCGTACTCGACCATCGCCAACCTCGGCCTGATCGTGGCCTGCGCCGGCGTCGGCACGCCTGAGGCCGTGTGGGCCGCGACCTTCCTCGTGCTGTTCCACGCCATCGCGAAGTCGCTGCTGTTCCTGTGCGTCGGCACCGCCGAGCACCACATCGGCAGCCGCGACATCGAGGACATGGACCTCCTGTTCGAGCGCATGCCGCGCCTCGCGCGCTTCATGATGCTCGGCATCCTGTGCATGTTCATCGCCCCGTTCGGCATGCTGCTGGCCAAGTGGGCCACGCTCGTCTCCTTCGCCGACACCGGCCAGGTGGCGCTCATCGTGATCCTGGCGTTCGGCTCCGCGGCCACGTTCATGTTCTGGGCGAAGTGGCTGGGCAAGCTCTCCGGCATCGCCGCCCGCCCCGAGAACGTCGAGGTCAAGGTGCACACGAGCGAGTGGGTGGCCATCATGGTCATGGCCGTGCTCGTCATCCTGTGCTGCGTGGGCCTTCCCATCGTCTCGTGGACCGTGGTGGAGCCCTACATCTACAGCGTGTTCGGCACCGTCGGGCAGGACATCTCCTCGTCCAACCTGTGGATCGCCTCCATCCTGTCGGCGTTCATCGCCGTGGTGCTGTTCGCCGGCCTCGGCCGCTCGAAGGCCAAGAAGGTCGACATCTACCTGGCGGGCGTGAGCCGCGACAACGCCGAGCGCACGTTCTCGAACTCGCTGTCGGGCGAATCCACCGCCTCGGCGCGCAACTGGTACCTCGAGGGCATCTTCGGCGAGAAGCGCATCTCGCCCTTCGGCACCGCGTGCTGCACCATCATCATCGTGATCGCATTCGCGGCGGCGGCCGTGGGCGTTCCGGGACTGTTCTAG
- a CDS encoding MATE family efflux transporter, whose protein sequence is MHGTEERTDGALAPKSDQKIDRLGTESTFKLLLEFSIPAVVGVLVQMLYNVIDAVYVGHAVGADGLAATTVANPMMTAMIAVAMLVGVGGNALAAIKLGERRKDVAERVVGNSFVLLLVATVVLWVVAFFALEPILRYSGADDSVLPLALDFMTMIVAGCPLQFIAFGMNNFIRTAGHPNRALGSMLIGTGANVVLGYLFIIVLDGGMRGAGLATVCSWALSALFVMQFFLKKDSPMPLRRPSIALDPRIALRICALGIAPCVMELGFAVSSMIENNLLVLYGASDALGVDGALAVMRVLSAVGLFTFMPAMGISMGAQPIIGYNYGARTFGRMKRVLVQAIVLGIAITTPLWATVILAPDMYAHLFGLPEQYMGETAWALVLYLLFIPILPIQTIGSNYFDATGQAVKATVLTLTRQILFLIPLLVFCPIFLPEVLPITALESVWLAPSISDITSTLLVSGFLALEWRRLRKLEAGERRKAPQRP, encoded by the coding sequence ATGCACGGAACCGAAGAGAGAACGGACGGCGCCCTCGCGCCGAAGAGCGACCAGAAGATCGACCGCCTGGGCACGGAGAGCACGTTCAAGCTGCTGCTGGAGTTCTCCATCCCGGCCGTGGTGGGCGTGCTCGTGCAGATGCTGTACAACGTCATCGACGCGGTGTACGTGGGGCACGCGGTGGGGGCCGACGGCCTGGCGGCCACGACGGTGGCGAACCCCATGATGACGGCCATGATCGCGGTGGCCATGCTCGTGGGCGTGGGCGGCAACGCGCTGGCGGCCATCAAGCTGGGGGAGCGTAGGAAGGACGTGGCCGAGCGCGTGGTGGGGAACAGCTTCGTCTTGCTGCTCGTCGCCACCGTGGTGCTGTGGGTCGTCGCGTTCTTCGCGCTCGAGCCCATCCTGCGCTACTCGGGCGCCGACGATTCCGTCCTGCCGCTCGCGCTCGACTTCATGACGATGATCGTCGCGGGCTGCCCGCTGCAGTTCATCGCGTTCGGCATGAACAACTTCATCCGCACGGCCGGCCATCCCAACCGCGCGCTGGGCTCCATGCTCATCGGCACGGGCGCGAACGTGGTGCTGGGCTACCTGTTCATCATCGTGCTCGACGGCGGCATGCGCGGCGCGGGCCTGGCAACCGTGTGCTCGTGGGCGCTGTCGGCCCTGTTCGTGATGCAGTTCTTCCTCAAGAAGGACTCGCCCATGCCCCTACGGCGCCCCTCGATCGCCCTCGACCCCCGCATCGCGCTGCGCATCTGCGCGCTCGGCATCGCGCCCTGCGTCATGGAGCTGGGCTTCGCCGTGTCGTCGATGATCGAGAACAACCTGCTCGTGCTGTACGGCGCCTCCGATGCGCTCGGCGTGGACGGCGCGCTGGCGGTGATGCGCGTGCTGTCGGCCGTGGGCCTGTTCACGTTCATGCCGGCCATGGGCATCTCGATGGGCGCGCAGCCCATCATCGGCTACAACTACGGCGCGCGGACGTTCGGCCGCATGAAGCGCGTGCTCGTGCAGGCCATCGTGCTGGGCATCGCCATCACGACGCCCCTGTGGGCCACGGTCATCCTCGCGCCCGACATGTACGCGCACCTCTTCGGGCTGCCCGAGCAGTACATGGGCGAGACGGCGTGGGCGCTCGTGCTGTACCTCCTGTTCATCCCCATCCTGCCCATCCAGACCATCGGCTCGAACTACTTCGACGCCACGGGCCAGGCGGTGAAGGCCACGGTGCTCACGCTCACGCGCCAGATCCTGTTCCTCATCCCGCTGCTCGTGTTCTGCCCGATCTTCCTGCCGGAGGTGCTGCCCATCACGGCCCTCGAGAGCGTGTGGCTGGCCCCTTCGATATCCGACATCACCTCCACGCTGCTCGTGTCGGGCTTCCTCGCGCTCGAGTGGCGCCGCTTGCGCAAGCTGGAGGCGGGGGAGCGGCGGAAAGCCCCGCAACGGCCATAG
- a CDS encoding FAD-dependent oxidoreductase — translation MGEERMVLSRRHLLMGMGVGAATMMAGLAGCSAAEPKGSAAGGQEGAPSVLKEATETVEADVVVVGSGIAGMSAAITAAEEGARVVQLEKQSILGGGSNFAEGVFGMGSDLQKEAGVTGDLADLLAIEMEFQKYKVDYTLWKGVLDGAEENLLWLIDQGVEFVGLNEAVYGNLRTQHLYKDHRGANMIAKLEESARAAGVETRLSTPAKHLIVENGAVVGVQAESGKDVVDVMAKAVILATGSSGSNWEMFDEHTSRSSKHYMWCGAQGIEGDGIKMAMEAGMGACYRLMAPIVGTTVEPLGLTSQLAALGACNPIALWVNQDGVRYMDEGQVRKVITAPNALDTQIVSYSIVDQDLFDTLVEHGDPNVGWGFYVPRGTALSEAPAELERELERGTDTIFKADSLAQLAEQLSIDPVVLQSTVDEYNGVVDAQVDAIHRKDPKYLTHKVSTPPFYAFHVVGSNVNMFGGIHVNSECEVIREDGSTIEGLYAAGLECGGFQGETYGISIPSSCQGIGLSTGRRSAKNAARRARS, via the coding sequence ATGGGCGAGGAGAGAATGGTCCTGTCGAGGCGGCACCTGCTCATGGGGATGGGCGTCGGCGCGGCGACGATGATGGCCGGCCTGGCCGGATGCTCGGCCGCCGAGCCGAAGGGTTCCGCCGCGGGCGGGCAGGAAGGCGCGCCGAGCGTCCTCAAGGAGGCGACCGAGACCGTCGAGGCCGACGTCGTGGTGGTGGGCTCGGGCATCGCGGGCATGTCGGCGGCCATCACGGCGGCCGAGGAGGGCGCCAGGGTGGTGCAGCTGGAGAAGCAGAGCATCCTCGGCGGCGGCTCGAACTTCGCCGAAGGCGTATTCGGCATGGGGTCGGACCTGCAGAAGGAGGCCGGCGTCACGGGGGACTTGGCCGACCTGCTGGCCATCGAGATGGAGTTCCAAAAGTACAAGGTGGACTACACCCTGTGGAAGGGCGTGCTCGACGGCGCGGAGGAGAACCTTCTGTGGCTCATCGACCAGGGGGTCGAGTTCGTCGGCCTCAACGAGGCCGTTTACGGGAACCTGCGGACCCAGCACCTCTACAAGGATCACCGCGGCGCGAACATGATCGCCAAGCTCGAGGAGTCCGCGCGGGCCGCCGGCGTCGAGACGCGGCTGAGCACGCCCGCGAAGCACCTGATCGTGGAGAACGGCGCGGTGGTCGGCGTGCAGGCGGAAAGCGGCAAGGACGTGGTCGACGTCATGGCGAAGGCCGTGATCCTCGCCACGGGCAGCTCCGGATCGAACTGGGAGATGTTCGACGAGCACACCTCGCGCAGCTCGAAGCACTACATGTGGTGCGGCGCGCAGGGCATCGAGGGCGACGGCATCAAGATGGCGATGGAGGCGGGCATGGGGGCGTGCTACCGGCTCATGGCCCCCATCGTGGGCACCACCGTCGAGCCGCTGGGCTTGACGTCGCAGCTGGCGGCGCTGGGCGCGTGCAACCCCATCGCGCTCTGGGTGAACCAGGACGGCGTCCGCTACATGGACGAGGGCCAGGTGCGCAAGGTCATCACCGCCCCGAACGCGCTCGACACCCAGATCGTGTCGTACTCCATCGTCGACCAGGATCTGTTCGACACGCTGGTGGAGCACGGCGACCCCAACGTGGGCTGGGGCTTCTACGTCCCGCGCGGCACGGCTTTGAGCGAGGCGCCCGCCGAGCTCGAGAGGGAGCTCGAACGCGGCACGGACACCATATTCAAAGCCGATTCCCTCGCGCAGCTCGCCGAGCAGCTGTCCATCGACCCCGTGGTGCTGCAATCCACCGTCGACGAATACAACGGCGTCGTGGACGCCCAGGTCGATGCGATCCACCGCAAAGACCCCAAGTACCTCACGCACAAGGTGTCGACGCCGCCCTTCTATGCCTTCCACGTGGTCGGCTCGAACGTCAACATGTTCGGCGGCATCCACGTCAACTCGGAATGCGAGGTGATCCGCGAGGACGGCTCGACCATCGAGGGGCTCTACGCCGCCGGGCTCGAGTGCGGAGGGTTCCAGGGCGAGACGTACGGCATCTCCATCCCCTCGTCCTGCCAGGGCATCGGGCTGTCCACCGGCCGGCGCAGCGCGAAGAACGCGGCGCGGCGGGCGCGCTCGTAG
- a CDS encoding LysR family transcriptional regulator encodes MQMESLSLFLAVAESKSIAKAAQRLYITPQGASAAIIALEKQLDVRLFDRSGAALELTKEGEAIAAEAERVVGSYRRLQSVAALQGGSPASRERFRVVVSPFAKRTLAPVIEEFGRIGDDDRVVDLVEASVYDMARRYDRLDAGTLYVLDLPMDLGIVAGDLPPGFLDAVLNDPGFFEPFLLSSFMLRCADGSAYSKKPWVRWSDLDMDKIACHNDAFLEQMIRHYLGRAGDGEPGMKVTNPDLLDAAVREQGMVSLFGSFPVIFRERNRQPTGGVAVELRPEASFVTGVVGGAGNAQASAFLRFMQRLLRQSFSSYMRRNDPDRFFEENGAARP; translated from the coding sequence ATGCAGATGGAGTCGCTCTCGCTGTTTCTTGCCGTCGCCGAATCGAAGTCCATAGCCAAGGCCGCCCAGCGGCTCTACATCACGCCGCAGGGGGCGAGCGCCGCCATCATCGCGCTCGAGAAGCAGCTCGACGTGCGGCTGTTCGACCGGTCGGGCGCCGCGCTCGAGCTCACGAAGGAGGGCGAGGCCATCGCGGCGGAAGCCGAGCGCGTGGTCGGCTCCTATCGCAGGCTGCAATCGGTGGCCGCCCTGCAGGGGGGCTCGCCCGCTTCGCGCGAGCGCTTCCGCGTGGTGGTGTCGCCCTTCGCGAAGCGAACCCTCGCCCCGGTCATCGAGGAGTTCGGGAGGATCGGGGACGACGACCGGGTCGTCGACCTCGTCGAGGCGAGCGTGTACGACATGGCGCGCCGCTACGACCGCCTCGACGCGGGCACCCTGTACGTGCTCGACCTCCCCATGGACCTCGGCATCGTGGCGGGCGACCTTCCGCCGGGCTTCCTCGACGCCGTGCTGAACGACCCCGGATTCTTCGAGCCGTTCCTCCTGTCGAGCTTCATGCTGCGCTGCGCCGACGGCAGCGCCTACTCCAAGAAGCCGTGGGTGCGGTGGTCCGACCTCGACATGGACAAGATAGCGTGCCACAACGACGCGTTCCTCGAGCAGATGATCCGCCATTACCTGGGGCGTGCGGGCGACGGGGAGCCCGGGATGAAGGTGACCAACCCCGACCTCTTGGACGCCGCGGTGCGCGAGCAGGGGATGGTGAGCCTGTTCGGCTCGTTCCCCGTGATCTTCCGGGAGCGCAACCGGCAGCCCACCGGCGGCGTCGCGGTGGAGCTGAGGCCGGAGGCCTCGTTCGTGACCGGCGTCGTGGGCGGGGCGGGCAACGCCCAGGCCTCCGCGTTCCTGCGCTTCATGCAACGGCTGCTCAGACAGTCCTTCTCCTCGTACATGCGGCGCAACGACCCGGACCGCTTCTTCGAGGAGAACGGTGCCGCGCGCCCTTGA
- a CDS encoding HAMP domain-containing sensor histidine kinase, with the protein MRLLRRVGLSLILSLAFMAAFLLSVAIVFAITVLVVGAPSPDDPDFRIMLEVLVACTLLGTLLSLVLTRFPLKPVHAISKGIDRLSHGHFDVRLDIRRPAEFKELSDGFNRMAEELQSVELLRSDFANDFSHEFKTPIASIKGFAEELLYNDGLTEGERREYLRVIAKESGRLAKLSNDVLDLSRLERQKIVADRSRFDLAEQVRLSVLVFERRVEEKSLDLRIDLDETEVEGDAGLLEQAWINIIDNAVKFTPRGGSIAVSLGREDGRVAFACSDEGCGMDERTVRHAADRFFQGDESRATQGNGIGLSLVRRIVEIHEGSLSIESRPGEGTEVKVRLPLP; encoded by the coding sequence GTGAGGCTGCTGCGGCGCGTCGGCCTGTCGCTGATCCTGTCGCTGGCCTTCATGGCGGCGTTCCTGCTGTCCGTCGCCATCGTGTTCGCGATCACGGTGCTCGTCGTCGGCGCGCCCTCGCCGGACGATCCCGATTTCCGCATCATGCTGGAAGTGCTCGTGGCCTGCACCCTCCTGGGCACGCTGCTGTCGCTCGTGCTCACCCGCTTCCCGCTCAAGCCGGTGCACGCCATCTCGAAGGGGATCGACCGGCTCTCGCACGGGCACTTCGACGTGCGGCTCGACATCAGGCGGCCGGCGGAGTTCAAGGAGCTTTCCGACGGGTTCAACCGCATGGCCGAGGAGCTGCAGAGCGTCGAGCTGCTGCGATCCGACTTCGCGAACGACTTCTCCCACGAGTTCAAGACGCCCATCGCCTCCATCAAGGGGTTCGCCGAGGAGCTCCTCTACAACGACGGCCTGACGGAGGGGGAGCGCCGCGAGTACCTGCGCGTGATCGCCAAGGAGTCGGGCCGGCTCGCCAAGCTGTCGAACGACGTGCTGGACCTGTCGCGCCTCGAGCGGCAGAAGATCGTCGCGGACCGTTCGCGGTTCGACCTCGCCGAGCAGGTGCGCCTGAGCGTGCTCGTGTTCGAGCGGCGGGTGGAGGAGAAGTCGCTCGACCTCCGCATCGACCTCGACGAGACGGAGGTCGAAGGCGACGCGGGCCTGCTGGAGCAGGCGTGGATCAACATCATCGACAACGCGGTGAAGTTCACGCCGCGGGGCGGCTCGATAGCCGTGTCGCTCGGACGGGAGGACGGCCGCGTGGCGTTCGCCTGCTCGGACGAGGGATGCGGCATGGACGAGCGCACCGTGCGCCATGCGGCCGACCGGTTCTTCCAGGGCGACGAATCGCGCGCGACGCAGGGCAACGGCATCGGGCTGAGCCTCGTGCGCCGCATCGTCGAGATCCACGAGGGATCGCTGAGCATCGAGAGCAGGCCGGGGGAGGGCACCGAGGTGAAGGTCCGCCTCCCGCTCCCCTGA
- a CDS encoding response regulator transcription factor: MVRILVVEDDDSQRRLMCSVLERSGYAALPASDVSRALEAFDHVVVDLIVLDVMLPGKDGLSFARDLRASGIDLPILMVTSKRLPADKRAGFLAGTDDYLTKPVDFDEMLLRIRALLRRSKIASERRLTVGAVTLNADTLTVTRGEDRQTLPQKEFQLLHKLLSYPNHVFTRRQLMDEMWGVDSESQEGTVSVHVTRLRRRFEGYPEFELASVRGLGYKAVVHADGGRP; the protein is encoded by the coding sequence ATGGTGCGGATACTGGTCGTGGAGGACGACGACAGCCAGCGCAGGCTCATGTGCTCCGTGCTCGAGCGCTCGGGGTACGCCGCGCTGCCCGCGAGCGACGTCTCGCGCGCCCTGGAGGCGTTCGACCACGTCGTCGTCGACCTGATCGTCCTCGACGTCATGCTGCCCGGGAAGGACGGGCTCTCGTTCGCGCGCGACCTGCGCGCTTCGGGAATCGACCTGCCCATCCTCATGGTCACCTCCAAGCGGCTGCCGGCGGACAAGCGGGCGGGCTTCCTCGCCGGAACCGACGACTACCTGACGAAGCCGGTCGACTTCGACGAGATGCTGCTGCGCATCCGGGCGCTGCTGCGGCGCTCGAAGATCGCGAGCGAGCGCAGGCTGACGGTGGGCGCGGTGACGCTGAACGCCGACACGCTCACCGTGACGCGCGGCGAGGATCGCCAGACGCTGCCGCAGAAGGAGTTCCAGCTCCTGCACAAGCTGCTGTCGTACCCCAACCACGTGTTCACGCGCCGCCAGCTCATGGACGAGATGTGGGGCGTGGACTCGGAAAGCCAGGAGGGCACGGTGAGCGTGCACGTCACGCGCCTGCGCCGCCGCTTCGAAGGCTACCCCGAGTTCGAGCTGGCGTCGGTTCGGGGCCTGGGGTACAAGGCGGTCGTGCACGCGGACGGCGGCCGGCCGTGA
- a CDS encoding ABC transporter permease: protein MVRQQLADPGTNVLTGEAFDGGEADPAAEGAATLSPADAGTPGAGEAAASLSDDQLAALAARMSDDTPSTYEDVLEALGYCTIDQPSGIALYPADFEGKETIEGFISSYNDQAGSDAEKVTYTDMVGTLTSSLTTIVDTVSYVLIAFTAISLVVSSIMIAIITYISVLERTKEIGVLRAIGASKRDVTSIFNAETFIEGLASGIIGVGATLLICIPINAVVSSLLGVDGIASLPAAYALLLIAVSVALTLAAGYVPARMAAKKDPVVALRS from the coding sequence GTGGTGCGCCAGCAGCTCGCCGATCCCGGCACGAACGTGCTGACCGGCGAAGCGTTCGACGGCGGCGAAGCGGACCCGGCCGCGGAAGGCGCGGCGACCCTCTCCCCCGCGGACGCGGGAACGCCGGGCGCGGGCGAGGCGGCGGCCTCCCTGTCCGACGACCAGCTGGCGGCGCTCGCCGCGCGGATGTCGGACGACACGCCGTCCACCTACGAGGACGTCCTCGAAGCCCTGGGGTACTGCACGATCGACCAGCCTTCGGGCATCGCCCTGTACCCGGCGGACTTCGAGGGCAAGGAGACGATCGAGGGTTTCATCTCCTCCTACAACGACCAGGCGGGCAGCGATGCGGAGAAGGTGACCTACACCGACATGGTGGGAACCCTCACGTCCTCGCTCACGACCATCGTCGACACGGTCAGCTACGTGCTCATCGCCTTCACCGCGATCTCCCTCGTCGTGTCGTCCATCATGATCGCCATCATCACCTACATCTCGGTGCTCGAACGCACGAAGGAGATCGGCGTCCTGCGCGCCATCGGCGCTTCGAAGCGCGACGTCACGAGCATCTTCAACGCCGAGACGTTCATCGAGGGCCTCGCTTCCGGCATCATCGGGGTGGGCGCCACGCTGCTGATCTGCATTCCCATCAACGCCGTCGTCAGCTCGCTGCTGGGCGTGGACGGCATCGCCTCGCTCCCCGCCGCCTACGCGCTGCTGCTGATCGCCGTCAGCGTCGCGCTCACCCTGGCGGCCGGCTACGTGCCCGCCCGCATGGCCGCGAAAAAGGACCCCGTCGTCGCCTTGAGGAGCTAG